Proteins co-encoded in one Halobacteriovoraceae bacterium genomic window:
- a CDS encoding enoyl-ACP reductase: MSILAGKKALVLGVANDRSIAWGITQKLKEQGASIGLTFLNEALEKRVIPLANEVGADFTCEMDVTKDDHYENLYKTVEANWGKFDILVHSLAFADKDDLKRPFSETSRDGFLMACDISAYSLIGLCRALRPLMTENASVIAMTYHGSQQVISNYNVMGVAKAALEASARYLADDLGKAGIRVNCISAGPIKTLAASGISGFRSIMNVVEEKAPLRRNVTQSDVAGAALYLSSSLSNGVTGQILYVDSGLSILGVC, from the coding sequence ATGAGTATATTGGCCGGCAAAAAAGCACTTGTTTTAGGTGTTGCAAATGACAGAAGTATTGCATGGGGAATCACTCAGAAACTTAAAGAACAGGGTGCAAGTATAGGACTTACATTTTTAAATGAAGCTTTAGAAAAAAGGGTTATCCCTTTGGCCAATGAAGTTGGCGCTGATTTCACTTGTGAAATGGATGTTACAAAGGATGATCATTACGAAAATCTCTACAAAACAGTAGAAGCCAATTGGGGGAAATTTGATATATTGGTGCATTCTTTGGCCTTCGCGGATAAGGATGATCTCAAAAGACCTTTTAGCGAGACTTCTAGAGATGGCTTTTTGATGGCATGTGATATTTCAGCATATTCTTTAATTGGTTTGTGCCGTGCTTTAAGGCCATTGATGACAGAAAATGCTTCAGTGATAGCAATGACGTATCATGGTTCACAGCAGGTGATTTCAAATTATAATGTCATGGGTGTTGCAAAAGCAGCTCTTGAAGCGTCAGCAAGATATCTGGCCGATGATTTAGGTAAGGCCGGGATTCGAGTTAATTGTATCTCTGCTGGCCCAATTAAAACACTTGCGGCCTCAGGTATAAGTGGTTTTCGGTCTATTATGAACGTTGTTGAAGAAAAGGCCCCTTTAAGAAGAAATGTAACTCAAAGTGATGTCGCAGGAGCAGCACTATATTTATCATCGAGTTTAAGTAATGGAGTAACTGGACAAATTCTTTATGTTGATTCGGGGCTTTCAATATTAGGTGTTTGTTGA
- a CDS encoding homogentisate 1,2-dioxygenase: METFKSSGTVTKQAHVKIPKGLFEEEHGRKGFFGRVSQIYHENPPVNWTNIEGDLRPRCLPPLFEDKKLDQMFVTILRNNDCEISVGTFMNSFESFFRNADFDEVYFIHDGEGKLETIYGHLNYKKGDYLIIPRGTTYKLYPKSPTKVLRIESASEFEQPTRGILGPNALYDQTAIRIPEAEIGSEKGKKEYVLKIKRLGKLTSVTYPNNPLDAKGWKGSVYPWAISIYDICPIMSHRYHIPPSGHSTFIANNLVICSFVERPLESSDHEVLKVPFYHSNIDYDEVLFYHKGNFFSRDNIDIGSFTFHPQGIHHGPHPKAFEKTMNNDYTDEYAVMIDTRYPLIPTSWFHEVEIRDYWKSWRS, translated from the coding sequence TTGGAAACTTTTAAATCAAGTGGAACTGTCACGAAGCAAGCACATGTTAAAATACCAAAAGGTTTATTTGAAGAAGAGCACGGTAGAAAAGGCTTTTTTGGAAGAGTTAGCCAAATATATCATGAAAATCCTCCTGTAAATTGGACAAATATTGAAGGAGATTTAAGGCCAAGATGCTTACCTCCATTGTTTGAAGATAAAAAGCTCGATCAAATGTTCGTAACCATTCTTAGAAACAATGATTGTGAAATCAGTGTTGGAACTTTTATGAATTCATTTGAAAGTTTTTTTAGAAATGCAGACTTTGATGAAGTTTATTTTATTCATGATGGAGAAGGAAAACTAGAAACTATCTACGGTCATTTAAACTATAAAAAAGGTGATTATTTAATAATTCCTAGAGGAACTACTTATAAACTTTATCCGAAGAGTCCTACTAAAGTTTTGAGGATTGAATCGGCCAGTGAATTTGAACAACCCACTCGTGGGATTTTAGGGCCAAATGCTTTATATGATCAAACTGCAATTCGTATACCAGAAGCTGAAATTGGAAGTGAAAAGGGTAAAAAAGAATATGTTCTCAAAATTAAAAGGTTGGGAAAACTTACCAGTGTAACATATCCAAACAATCCATTGGATGCAAAAGGTTGGAAGGGATCTGTTTATCCATGGGCAATTTCAATCTATGACATATGCCCTATCATGAGCCATAGGTATCATATCCCTCCATCAGGGCACAGTACTTTTATTGCAAATAATCTTGTTATCTGCTCTTTTGTTGAGCGTCCCTTAGAAAGTAGTGATCACGAGGTATTAAAAGTCCCATTCTATCATTCTAATATCGATTATGATGAAGTTCTTTTCTATCATAAGGGAAATTTTTTCAGCAGAGATAATATTGATATCGGTTCATTTACCTTTCATCCTCAAGGTATTCATCACGGCCCTCATCCCAAGGCATTTGAAAAAACTATGAATAATGACTACACTGATGAGTATGCAGTTATGATTGATACCCGTTATCCATTGATACCAACTTCGTGGTTTCATGAAGTTGAGATAAGAGATTATTGGAAATCCTGGAGGTCATAA
- a CDS encoding flavin reductase family protein yields MLSFSTDESFQQNYKFLIGSLVPRPIALVSTKNEDGSNNLAPFSFFTAISARPMIIAFCPLIRTSTGLKKDTVINIERTKEFVINFVSEEIIQKVNLTSTEVPYGEDEFKLSGLTPLESEIVSANRVQESKIHFECRLRDILNYGDEPGAGRLISGEVVKVHINNKIYSEGKINTNQYKPIGRGAGNDWIKCTDIIQLERLMTAQIQK; encoded by the coding sequence ATGCTCTCTTTTAGTACAGATGAATCTTTTCAACAGAACTATAAATTTCTCATAGGTTCCTTGGTTCCTAGGCCAATTGCTCTAGTTTCTACTAAGAATGAAGATGGTTCAAATAATTTAGCACCGTTTTCTTTTTTTACCGCGATTAGTGCAAGGCCTATGATTATTGCTTTTTGCCCATTAATTCGAACGAGTACAGGTTTGAAAAAAGATACAGTTATAAATATTGAAAGGACGAAAGAGTTTGTCATTAATTTTGTGAGTGAAGAAATTATTCAAAAAGTGAATTTAACTTCCACAGAAGTACCTTATGGGGAAGATGAGTTCAAGCTCTCAGGTTTAACTCCGTTAGAAAGTGAGATTGTTTCGGCCAACAGAGTTCAAGAGTCTAAAATACATTTTGAATGTAGACTCAGAGATATTTTAAATTATGGAGATGAACCAGGAGCAGGAAGACTGATCTCGGGAGAAGTCGTTAAAGTTCATATAAACAATAAAATATATTCTGAAGGAAAAATTAATACAAATCAATATAAACCAATCGGTCGTGGGGCGGGAAATGATTGGATAAAATGTACAGATATTATTCAATTAGAAAGACTAATGACGGCCCAAATTCAAAAATGA
- a CDS encoding histidinol-phosphate transaminase, with protein MTESEKKELVPEYIKNLKVYQAGKPIEELAREKSLKKISKLASNENPLGPSPFAIKEMTQGLWSLHQYPDMHAFRLKQALSELYNLKHQNIILGNGSEGILAYIARVFVQPGDEVITSEGTFIGFNIMFKGQGAKITKVPLTKDFRFCVKSIAEKITDQIKLIYIANPNNPTGTYITKHEFDYLMKYVPNHVLVVLDEAYFEFATHAENYPNSMDYRYDNVITLRTFSKAYGLAGIRVGYGFGHETLIGHLHKVKLPFEPNYIAQLGACGAIHDRPHLQRTLLNNMAEYQKLLKYLKSNGFSPIESLTNFICFHVGSIQASDWLFEKLLDQGVIIRPLKGNELPHHMRVSVGLPEENLHFMESMDNLISEFRKKFGEKQ; from the coding sequence TTGACTGAGTCTGAAAAAAAAGAACTTGTTCCCGAATATATTAAAAACCTCAAAGTATATCAGGCCGGTAAACCCATTGAAGAACTGGCCAGGGAAAAATCTCTTAAAAAAATATCTAAGTTAGCTTCCAATGAAAATCCTCTAGGGCCGTCACCTTTTGCGATTAAAGAAATGACTCAAGGTCTATGGTCTCTTCATCAATATCCAGATATGCATGCATTTAGATTGAAACAGGCACTCTCAGAATTATACAATCTTAAGCATCAAAACATTATTTTAGGGAATGGCTCAGAAGGAATCTTGGCCTATATCGCTAGGGTTTTTGTGCAGCCCGGAGATGAAGTTATTACAAGTGAAGGAACTTTTATTGGTTTCAATATTATGTTTAAAGGACAAGGTGCAAAAATTACGAAAGTTCCACTTACAAAGGATTTTAGATTTTGCGTAAAATCAATTGCTGAAAAAATCACTGATCAAATAAAGTTGATCTATATTGCTAATCCGAATAATCCAACGGGTACATATATTACAAAACATGAATTTGACTACCTCATGAAATATGTCCCCAATCACGTTCTTGTGGTTTTAGATGAGGCCTATTTTGAATTTGCAACTCATGCTGAGAATTATCCAAATTCTATGGACTATAGATATGATAATGTGATCACATTGAGAACATTTTCAAAGGCCTACGGCCTTGCTGGAATAAGGGTCGGTTATGGATTTGGACATGAAACTTTAATCGGTCATTTACATAAAGTAAAACTTCCTTTTGAGCCTAATTACATAGCTCAGTTAGGCGCTTGTGGAGCGATACACGATCGTCCACATTTACAAAGAACTCTCTTAAATAATATGGCCGAATACCAAAAATTGTTAAAATATTTAAAATCTAATGGATTCTCACCTATTGAATCACTTACAAATTTTATATGCTTTCATGTTGGATCTATCCAGGCCAGTGATTGGTTGTTTGAGAAACTTCTAGATCAAGGAGTTATTATAAGACCATTGAAAGGAAATGAATTACCCCATCATATGAGAGTTTCTGTAGGTCTCCCTGAAGAGAACTTACATTTCATGGAGTCTATGGATAATTTAATCTCAGAATTTAGAAAGAAATTTGGAGAAAAGCAATGA
- a CDS encoding fumarylacetoacetate hydrolase family protein, whose translation MKLTQIVTASDYRTQLSIAVLYDDEKFLNLNQAMDVYFKSKGHYNYIEKSNHKLVNCLSTFLSLSSNPLEEILEIEELSKSLLKSGDINLIDSKSLTLKAPLQKIPTYRDFYAHELHVKKGFEKRNEPMPKAWYEIPAYYKGSTLGFIGPNQDILWPSYTEVLDYELELGMVIGRDCLNVKAEKAVKNIFGFTILNDISARDIQKKEMSIRLGPAKGKDFCSVIGPVITTIDEFEYKEPNLKMTASVNDNIWSTGYSGDAHFSFSEMIEHVSKDEWVVAGDLFGSGTVGTGCGLELGKYPQAGDLLELEIEKIGKLKNKISTNRGYLGNF comes from the coding sequence ATGAAACTTACACAAATAGTGACCGCGAGTGATTACCGAACACAATTATCGATTGCAGTTTTGTATGATGATGAGAAATTTTTAAATCTTAATCAGGCAATGGATGTTTATTTTAAAAGTAAAGGTCATTATAACTATATTGAAAAATCAAACCACAAACTTGTAAATTGCTTATCTACTTTTTTATCTCTTTCATCAAATCCACTTGAAGAAATTTTGGAAATTGAAGAACTCTCAAAAAGTTTATTAAAATCAGGTGATATAAATTTGATTGATTCTAAAAGTTTGACTCTAAAAGCACCTCTACAAAAAATCCCAACTTATCGAGATTTTTATGCTCACGAATTACATGTGAAGAAAGGATTTGAAAAAAGAAATGAACCTATGCCTAAGGCCTGGTATGAAATCCCTGCTTATTACAAGGGCAGTACACTGGGTTTTATAGGGCCAAATCAAGATATTCTATGGCCCTCTTATACAGAAGTTTTAGATTATGAATTAGAACTTGGCATGGTTATAGGAAGGGATTGTTTAAATGTGAAGGCCGAAAAAGCGGTTAAAAATATTTTTGGATTCACGATACTTAATGATATTTCAGCTAGAGATATTCAAAAAAAAGAGATGTCTATTCGCCTAGGGCCTGCAAAAGGAAAGGACTTCTGCAGTGTTATCGGGCCGGTTATTACAACTATTGATGAATTTGAGTACAAAGAACCTAATCTAAAAATGACAGCTAGTGTAAATGACAATATTTGGTCTACGGGATATTCTGGTGATGCTCATTTTTCATTTTCTGAAATGATTGAGCATGTTTCTAAAGACGAATGGGTTGTTGCAGGTGATTTATTTGGGAGTGGCACAGTCGGTACTGGCTGTGGACTTGAACTTGGAAAGTATCCACAAGCTGGGGATCTACTAGAATTAGAAATTGAAAAAATTGGAAAGCTAAAAAATAAAATTAGTACAAATCGAGGATATCTTGGAAACTTTTAA